The following coding sequences lie in one Cloeon dipterum chromosome 1, ieCloDipt1.1, whole genome shotgun sequence genomic window:
- the AP-2mu gene encoding AP-2 complex subunit mu — MIGGLFVYNHKGEVLISRVYRDDIGRNAVDAFRVNVIHARQQVRSPVTNIARTSFFHIKRANIWMAAVTKQNVNAAMVFEFMLKVIDVMQSYFGKISEENIKNNFVLIYELLDEILDFGYPQNTDTGVLKTFITQQGIKSQTKEEQAQITSQVTGQIGWRREGIKYRRNELFLDVLEYVNLLMSPQGQVLSAHVAGKVVMKSYLSGMPECKFGINDKIVMEAKGKGMTTEDPARSGKPVVVIDDCQFHQCVKLSKFETEHSISFIPPDGEFELMRYRTTKDISLPFRVIPLVREVGRTKMEVKVVLKSNFKQSLLGQKIEVKIPTPLNTSGVQLICLKGKAKYKASENAIVWKIKRMAGLKETQLSAEIELLETDTKKKWTRPPISMNFEVPFAPSGFKVRYLKVFESKLNYSDHDVIKWVRYIGRSGLYETRC, encoded by the exons ATGATCGGAGGCCTCTTCGTGTACAACCACAAAGGGGAGGTTCTCATCTCTCGGGTGTACCGGGACGACATCGGACGCAATGCCGTGGACGCTTTTCGTGTAAATGTGATCCACGCGAGACAGCAGGTCCGCTCGCCAGTCACCAACATCGCCCGCACCTCATTTTTCCACATAAAG CGGGCCAATATTTGGATGGCTGCGGTGACCAAGCAGAATGTCAACGCTGCCATGGTCTTCGAGTTCATGCTCAAGGTCATCGACGTAATGCAGTCGtactttggaaaaatttccgaggaaaacatcaaaaataatttcgttcTTATCTACGAGCTGCTTGAtg AAATCCTTGATTTTGGCTACCCGCAAAACACGGACACTGGAGTGCTGAAGACTTTCATCACCCAGCAAGGAATCAAGTCGCAGACCAAGGAAGAGCAGGCGCAAATCACTTCTCAGGTCACCGGACAAATCGGATGGCGCAGAGAAGGCATTAAGTACAGGCGCAATGAGCTTTTCCTCGACGTACTGGAGTACGTCAATCTGCTCATGTCTCCGCAAG GCCAAGTTCTGTCTGCGCACGTAGCGGGAAAGGTAGTGATGAAATCGTACCTTTCCGGCATGCCAGAGTGCAAATTCGGGATCAACGACAAGATCGTGATGGAGGCCAAGGGCAAGGGCATGACCACGGAGGACCCTGCCAGGTCTGGAAAGCCGGTCGTGGTCATCGACGACTGCCAGTTCCACCAGTGCGTCAAGCTGTCCAAGTTTGAGACCGAGCACTCCATCAGCTTCATTCCCCCAGACGGAGAGTTTGAATTAATGAG atACCGCACAACGAAGGACATATCTCTGCCATTCCGCGTGATCCCGCTGGTCAGGGAAGTCGGACGAACCAAGATGGAGGTCAAGGTGGTGCTCAAGTCCAATTTCAAGCAGTCGCTGCTTGGCCAGAAAATCGAAGTCAAGATCCCTACTCCTCTTAACACATCTGGTGTGCAGCTCATCTGCCTTAAGGGAAAGGCCAAGTACAAGGCATCTGAAAACGCCATAGTCTGGAA aatCAAGCGCATGGCAGGATTAAAAGAAACTCAGCTCTCTGCGGAAATCGAACTGCTGGAAACTGATACCAAAAAGAAGTGGACCAGACCTCCTATTTCTATGAACTTTGAG GTTCCGTTTGCGCCTTCTGGCTTCAAGGTGCGTTATCTGAAGGTATTCGAGTCCAAGCTGAACTATTCAGACCACGACGTGATCAAATGGGTGCGTTACATTGGCCGCAGTGGGCTGTATGAGACACGCTGCTAA